Within the Corallococcus exiguus genome, the region CGATGCCTTCGAGCAACGCGCCGGTTGGCGCTTGGACCCGGACCTGCGCGCCTTCTACCTGCACTGCGACGGTGCGGACCTGTTCGACCGCGTCGACCCCGCGTTCTCCTTCCCCCCGCTGTCGGAGCTCCGCCGCGCGCGGATCGTCATGAGCCAGGACGACACGGACCGGGCGGGGCCCGCGTCCTGGTACGCCCTCTGCGAGGTCCGCGATGGGAACTACGTCCTGCTCGACGTGAGCCAGCAGCACGACGGCCGCTATCCCCTGCGCGACGGCTTCCGCGAAGGCTTCCCGGATCCATCCCAGTGCCCGCGGATCGCCAGCTCCTTCTCCGAGTTCCTGGCGGGCGCGCTCCGCTCGAACGGGCGCTGGTTCTGGCTGAAGAAGCTGATGCAGGACGGGTGAGGGACCCCGCGTCCCCACCGCACGCAACCGCGTCCCGCCAGAAGCCCGGAAACCCCCGCCATCCTCGCAGGACACTTCATCCCGGGCCGATTTGTCGGCCTCCCAACACCGGCGGATCCGTACGTTCCTCTCGCGCTACAGGGCCTTCCAGGCTCCCTCAGCCAGCCGCGCAATCGCGGCTTACTTCGAGATTGAACGAGATGTTTTCCAACGTGGGTGTTCGTGTCGCTGCGCACTGGAAACCCGCACGACGTGCTGTCATCTTGAAGGGACTTTCGCGGCGCGGCAGGACGGTTGAAGGGAAGGCGAGGCGGAAGTTGCCCAAGGTCCTGCGGACCGAACGTATTGGGATGTGCTGGACGGAAAACTGTTCCGTCCCGGGGCTGTAAAAACTCCCCGAAAGCGAGGGGTGTCTGTCCATGAGCTGGGTCCCAGGCCGCATCCGAGTGTCGCAAAAGCGAAGCGGATCAACCGGTTGGCGCACCCGTCCGCGCGAGCCGGAGAATTCCGGTTCCTGGCACACCGCTCGCATCGGCCGCTGACGCCGTCCTTACCCCCGCATCGCCTTCCCTGGTTACCGGTCCCTCGTGCTCGCCCAGTCGCCTCTCATCTGCTCTTGCGGTCAGCCCCACTCGGACGCGGAGGCGTGTCCCACGCTGATGCGCGGGCTGGACCTCAACGGCGGCACGATGCTCTACGCCGGCACGCCGCCGCCGGGACCCGCGGCGTCGCTGCCCGCCCCTTCGCTCACGCCCATGTCGTCTCCCACGCCCGTGGTGCCTTCCCTCGTGGGCCAGGAGTTCGGCCGCTTCCGCGTCGTGCGCGAGCTGGGCCGCGGCGGCATGGGCACCGTGTTCCTCGCGGAGCACACGCTCATCCAGAAGCGCGTGGCCATCAAGGTGCTCCACGCGCACCTGGCCCAGGCCCCGGAGCTCGTCGCGCGCTTCCTCTCCGAAGCCCGCACGCTCACGCTCGTGCAGCACGAGAACGTCGTCACCCTCTATGACCTGGACTCGCGCGAAGGGCGCCCGTACCTGGTCATGGAGTACCTGGAGGGTGACAGCCTGGCCAACTTCGCCCGCGGCCCCATGGCCGCGGCGCTGGTGGTGGACCTGATGATGCAGGTGTGTGACGCCCTGGGCGCCGCGCACGCGCACGGCATCGTCCACCGCGACCTGAAGCCCGCCAACGTCTTCCTCGTCCCCAGCCCCAGCGGCAAGCAGCGCGTGAAGCTGCTCGACTTCGGCATCGCCAAGCTCCTGTCCCGCCCCGCCGGGGAGATGACCACCGAAGTGGGCGTCCTCCTGGGCACGCCGGAGTTCATGGCCCCCGAGCAGTGCGGCGACGGCATCGTGGACGCGCGCAGCGACCTGTACGCGGCCGGTGTGCTCGCGTACCTGCTGCTCACCGGCCAGGTGCCCTTCTACGGCCGCACCGCCGCCGAAATCCTGGTGGGCCACCTGCAGAAGGAGCCCGTCCCGCCGCACGAACTGAACCCCGCCGTGCCGGAGCCCCTGTCGCGGGTGCTGTTGCGCGCGCTGGCCAAGCGGCCCGAACACCGCTTCGCCTCCGCCGCGGAGCTGAGAGCGGCCCTGGAGGCGTCGCTCGCGCCGCCGCCCGCGCCCTCCGCGCCGCCGCTCACCGCGCTCCTGCGCGGCCAGGGCACGCAGGCCCCCGTGGAGCTCAAGGGCGAGTGGGTGGGCCGCTCCGGCCTCTTCTTCCAGCTGGCCACTCCGCCCCCCGCGCTCCTGTCGGAGGTGTCGCTGGTGCTGCGGCTTCCCGGCGGCGAGCTGCCGTGCACCGCGCAGGTGGTACGCCACGTCACCGCCGAGCAGGCCCAGTCGTGGAACATGCCCCCGGGCTTCGGCGTGCAGCTGCGCGATGCCAGCCCCGCCTTCCAGGCCCAGCTGGCCCAGCTTCGCAACGTCACCCGCGCCACGTCCGCGCAGGCCACCGCCGCCATCCCCACGCCCGAGGACGCGCAAGCAGAGACCGTCCTCCAGGGTTTTCGCCGGCGGCTCGCCGGGGACCCGTACGCAGTGCTGGAGCTGCCGCGCGACGCCACGCTGGAGTCCGTGCGCACCGCGGCCCAGCGCGCTCGTGGGGCGCTGGAGCTGCTCAAGGCCCGCCCGCTGTCGGACGGCCAGCGCGCCCAGGTGGACCGCGCGTTGGATCGCGTGTCCGGAGCGCTCCACACGCTGGGCCACGTGGAGCGGCGCGTGGAGTACGACGCCACGCTGGGCAACGTGGAGGGCATCGAGCGGTGCCTCGCCGCGGGCCTCACCGCCACCATGCTGGAGCAGTGCCGCCGCCGCTTCCTCGCGGGCAACACCGGCCGCGAGGGCCGCGCCGCCGTCCACCGCCTGTCCGGAGACGCGCTCGCGTCCGTGGGCCGGCTGGAGGAGGCGCTCGCCGCCTATGAGCTGGCGGTCCGCGCGGACCCCCTGGACCTGGAGGGGCTCAAGCGCTGGCGCTTCCTCCGGGCCCGGGTGCGGGGCTCGGCCGCTCCCCGGTAGGGGAGCCGGGCTCGCATCCACCCGGGGGCGTCTTGCGTATGGGAGAGGAGTCTTCGTTAATCCTCTGCTCTCCCATGGCTTCCGAACCCGACGACAAGCTGCCGCCCCAGGGGCGCTTCAACCGCCTGCGCAAGCTGGCGGGCCTCTCCCTGCATGTGGGTACGGAGGTGCTCAAGACGGGCGCGAAGAAGCTCTCCGGGACGAACTCCTCGGAGCTGCTCAGCCTGGGCACCGCGGAGAAGCTGGTGGCCACGCTGGGGGAGATGAAGGGCGCGGCCATGAAGCTGGGCCAGGCCCTCTCCATGGACCCGGACCTGCTCACGCCAGAGGTACGGCAGATGATGGCCCGGCTGCAGAACCAGGCCCCCGCCATGTCCTACGCGCAGGTGTCGCGCGTGGTGCAGGAGGAGCTGGGCGCGGCGCCGGAGGCCCTGTTCAAGGAGTTCTCCCCGGACGCGCTCGCCGCCGCGTCGCTGGGCCAGGTGCACCGCGCGGTGCTGCATGACGGCCGCCCCGTCGCCGTGAAGGTGCAGTACCCCGGCATCGACGTGTCCATGGGCCACGACATGGACAACCTGGGCCTCGTCGTGAAGACGGTGTCCAAGACGTCGCGGATGATGGACGGCACCGCCTACTTCCAGGAGCTCCGCGACGAGCTCATGCTGGAGCTGGACTACCGCCGCGAGGCGAAGCTCGCGCAGAGCTTCGCGAAGAGCGTGGCGCGGCTGCCGGACCTGTACGTGCCCCAGGTCGTCGAGGAGCGCAGCGCCCACCGCGTGCTCACGCTGGAGCTGCTGGAAGGCCAGACGCTCAAGGACTGGGTGACGACGTCGCCGGATGACGCCGCGCGCTTCCGCGTCGCGCGCCAGCTCATCCGCGCCACCTACGGGCCGTTCCTGGACGCGGGCGAAATCCACGCCGACCCGCACCCCGGCAACTTCATGGTGATGCCGGACGGGCGCATGGGCCTGTTGGACTTCGGCTCCATCAAGCGCTTCAGCCCGGGCTTCATCGCGGCCAACCGCCGCATGTTCCAGCAGGCGCTGCGGCTGGAGACGCTGGACGTGCTGGGCCTGTGCCGCGAAGTGGGCTTCTCCGTGGAGCTGCCGGAGGCGGAGGCGGAGGTGCTCCTGCGCGAGGTGCTCCACATCGCCGGGCGTCCCATGCGCACGGCGCCGTACGACTACGGCACCTGCGACATCAACCGCGACATGCGCAACCACTTCACGCGCAACGCCGCGCGCATCATGCGCATCCGGCCGCCCCCGGAGGCGATGATGTTCTTCCGGGCCACCGGGGGGCTGGCCCAGAACCTGCGCCTCGTGGGCGCGCAGGGCGACTTCCGGCAGGTGTTCCTGGAGGTCGGCGCGCTCGTGGGCGAGTGAGCCTTCGCGTGAGCGCGGAGCGCTACGTGCCGGCGGCGACGCGGGGGCGCTTGTGCAGCCGCTCCAGCTTGCGCGCCAGGTCCGCGCCCTGCGTGCTCTTGGACAGGTAGCCGTCCGCGCCCGCCGCCAGCGCCAGCGCGCGCAGCTTCGACTCGTCGGAGGCGGAGTAGAGGACGAAGCGGGTGTTCTCCGGCGCCTGCTGCCGGGCCAGCGCCAGCACCTTGTCGCCACTCAGCGCGGGGATGTTCACGTCCAGGAGCACCAGGTCCGGCGCCGTGGTGCGCACCAGGTTGGAGACCCCCAGGGACGAACGGTGGGTGCGGACCTCGAAGTTGTACGAGGACAACGAGCGTTCGGTCAGCGCGAGCTGGTCCGGGTCATCGTCCACGATGAGGACGCGAATCTTGGTCTCGGACATGGTGGCTCCCCCTGGAACCGACAGTTGGGTGCCCCGGTCGGCAGGATGCCGCCCCAAGGAAGACAGTGACCCGGGCACTTCCCGAGTATGACCCACCCCCCTCCCTTCTGGCCACCCTCCCTGGAATTTTCTGGAGATTTCCAATTGGAACCACATGCCTCGCCCCGCCGGGTGGGCGACCTGGAGGCTCGTCCCTAGCCTTGTAGTGGACGAGCGCCACGCGGCAGGTGTGGGTGGCCTCCCCACCTGGAGAACCCCGATGACATCCCAGCAGAAGGTGCGAGCCCCTGACTCGCGGGAGCATGCCCTGGAAGTCCGCGCGGAGGCCCGCCGGCTGGAGTCCCTGGCGTCACGGGCCCAGTCGGAGGCCTATACCGCGCTGGCCCAGGCCTGCGCGCAGCGGGCCCAGGCGCTGAGGGCCGTCTCGCTGGCGGATCACGCCGTGGCCAGGCTGGGCGGCAGCGAATACGAGCGGAACTGGGCCTGGCATGACGGTCAGCGGGCCGGGACCCACG harbors:
- a CDS encoding serine/threonine-protein kinase, encoding MRGLDLNGGTMLYAGTPPPGPAASLPAPSLTPMSSPTPVVPSLVGQEFGRFRVVRELGRGGMGTVFLAEHTLIQKRVAIKVLHAHLAQAPELVARFLSEARTLTLVQHENVVTLYDLDSREGRPYLVMEYLEGDSLANFARGPMAAALVVDLMMQVCDALGAAHAHGIVHRDLKPANVFLVPSPSGKQRVKLLDFGIAKLLSRPAGEMTTEVGVLLGTPEFMAPEQCGDGIVDARSDLYAAGVLAYLLLTGQVPFYGRTAAEILVGHLQKEPVPPHELNPAVPEPLSRVLLRALAKRPEHRFASAAELRAALEASLAPPPAPSAPPLTALLRGQGTQAPVELKGEWVGRSGLFFQLATPPPALLSEVSLVLRLPGGELPCTAQVVRHVTAEQAQSWNMPPGFGVQLRDASPAFQAQLAQLRNVTRATSAQATAAIPTPEDAQAETVLQGFRRRLAGDPYAVLELPRDATLESVRTAAQRARGALELLKARPLSDGQRAQVDRALDRVSGALHTLGHVERRVEYDATLGNVEGIERCLAAGLTATMLEQCRRRFLAGNTGREGRAAVHRLSGDALASVGRLEEALAAYELAVRADPLDLEGLKRWRFLRARVRGSAAPR
- a CDS encoding ABC1 kinase family protein; the protein is MASEPDDKLPPQGRFNRLRKLAGLSLHVGTEVLKTGAKKLSGTNSSELLSLGTAEKLVATLGEMKGAAMKLGQALSMDPDLLTPEVRQMMARLQNQAPAMSYAQVSRVVQEELGAAPEALFKEFSPDALAAASLGQVHRAVLHDGRPVAVKVQYPGIDVSMGHDMDNLGLVVKTVSKTSRMMDGTAYFQELRDELMLELDYRREAKLAQSFAKSVARLPDLYVPQVVEERSAHRVLTLELLEGQTLKDWVTTSPDDAARFRVARQLIRATYGPFLDAGEIHADPHPGNFMVMPDGRMGLLDFGSIKRFSPGFIAANRRMFQQALRLETLDVLGLCREVGFSVELPEAEAEVLLREVLHIAGRPMRTAPYDYGTCDINRDMRNHFTRNAARIMRIRPPPEAMMFFRATGGLAQNLRLVGAQGDFRQVFLEVGALVGE
- a CDS encoding SMI1/KNR4 family protein, producing the protein MSMSALLEEVSRLHHARPPATPAQLDAFEQRAGWRLDPDLRAFYLHCDGADLFDRVDPAFSFPPLSELRRARIVMSQDDTDRAGPASWYALCEVRDGNYVLLDVSQQHDGRYPLRDGFREGFPDPSQCPRIASSFSEFLAGALRSNGRWFWLKKLMQDG
- a CDS encoding response regulator, which gives rise to MSETKIRVLIVDDDPDQLALTERSLSSYNFEVRTHRSSLGVSNLVRTTAPDLVLLDVNIPALSGDKVLALARQQAPENTRFVLYSASDESKLRALALAAGADGYLSKSTQGADLARKLERLHKRPRVAAGT